A window of the Oncorhynchus kisutch isolate 150728-3 linkage group LG12, Okis_V2, whole genome shotgun sequence genome harbors these coding sequences:
- the LOC109900787 gene encoding sodium-dependent multivitamin transporter-like — MGDVVQMHFTTPDYVIFALLLVASTCIGLFYALSGGRQRTTQEFLLADRSMSCLPVSLSLLATFQSAVAILGAPSEIYTYGTQYWFLGVSYFLGLLIPAHVFIPVFYRLRLTSAYEYLELRFNKTVRIMGTVTFIFQMVIYMGVVLYAPALALNAVTGFDLWGAVLAMGLVCTLYTTLGGLKAVIWTDVFQTIVMFAGQLAVIIVGAHQAGGMGEVWRKAMNGSRIASLDLNPDPTERHTFWTLGVGGVFLMLALYGVNQAQVQRYLSSRTEREAVMSCYVVFPCQQVVLCLGCLMGLVMYARYGEESPLDKGYVKTNDQMVLYFVMDVFRDLPGLPGLFVACLFSGALSTISSAFNSLATVTMEDLIKPFCPAMTEAKATLLSKGLALAYGLVCLTMAYVASLMGSVLQAAFSIFGMVGGPLLGLFCLGMFFPWANSTGAIVGLVAGLAMAFWIGIGNFVSRMAVPTPLLPIINATTMPLRGNMTTAVMTTLITSITAKPKPTGVQALYNLSYLWYSAHNSTTVVIVGLIVSLLTGPMKEKDLTPGTVYPVLGNLLFFLPERYREKLCCVTPLSHKPKAINTQPYQMAQESNGVAQHKEEEKIEKDKKDEERASPQPSCRLAHTVQETAL; from the exons ATGGGGGACGTAGTACAGATGCACTTTACCACGCCGGACTATGTGATCTTCGCCCTGCTGCTGGTGGCGTCCACGTGCATCGGCCTGTTCTACGCCCTGTCCGGCGGGCGCCAGCGCACCACACAGGAGTTCTTATTGGCCGACCGTTCTATGAGCTGCCTGCCCGTGTCGCTGTCACTGCTCGCCACCTTCCAGTCAGCCGTGGCCATCCTGGGAGCGCCCTCGGAGATCTACACCTATGGAACGCAGTACTGGTTCCTGGGAGTCTCCTACTTCCTCGGTCTGCTTATCCCTGCCCACGTCTTCATACCGGTCTTCTACAGGCTCCGCCTCACCAGCGCTTATGAG TATTTGGAGCTGCGCTTCAATAAGACGGTGCGCATTATGGGGACCGTGACCTTTATCTTTCAGATG GTGATCTATATGGGGGTTGTCCTCTATGCCCCAGCACTCGCACTCAATGCAG TGACTGGATTTGACCTCTGGGGGGCAGTGCTGGCTATGGGACTGGTGTGCACCCTGTACACAACATTG GGAGGGCTAAAGGCAGTCATCTGGACAGATGTGTTCCAGACCATTGTGATGTTTGCTGGCCAGCTGGCGGTCATCATAGTGGGGGCCCACCAGGCAGGGGGCATGGGAGAAGTTTGGCGGAAGGCCATGAACGGCAGCCGCATCGCTAGCTTGGA TCTGAACCCTGACCCGACGGAGAGGCACACTTTCTGGACGCTGGGGGTGGGCGGGGTATTCCTCATGCTGGCTCTGTACGGGGTCAACCAGGCCCAGGTTCAGAGGTACCTCAGCTCCCGCACTGAGAGGGAGGCCGTCAT gtcATGCTACGTGGTGTTTCCCTGCCAGCAGGTGGTGTTGTGTCTAGGTTGTCTGATGGGCCTGGTGATGTATGCTCGCTATGGTGAGGAAAGCCCGCTTGATAAGGGCTACGTCAAAACCAATGACCAG ATGGTGCTGTATTTTGTGATGGATGTGTTCAGGGACCTGCCAGGCCTCCCAGGGCTGTTTGTAGCCTGCCTGTTCAGCGGAGCTCTCAG TACCATCTCATCAGCGTTTAACTCCCTAGCGACGGTAACCATGGAGGACCTGATCAAGCCTTTCTGCCCGGCCATGACAGAGGCCAAAGCCACGCTGCTCTCAAAGGGCCTGG CGTTGGCCTACGGTCTGGTATGTCTGACCATGGCCTATGTTGCATCTCTCATGGGCTCAGTGCTGCAG GCAGCATTCAGTATCTTTGGGATGGTGGGTGGTCCTCTCCTCGGCCTCTTCTGTCTGGGAATGTTCTTCCCCTGGGCTAACTCCACT gGTGCGATTGTAGGGTTGGTGGCAGGCCTGGCTATGGCGTTCTGGATTGGCATTGGTAATTTTGTGTCTCGTATGGCCGTGCCCACCCCTCTGCTCCCCATCATCAACGCCACCACTATGCCCCTCCGTGGCAACATGACTACCGCTGTCATGACAACCCTGATTACTTCAATCACTGCTAAACCAAA GCCTACAGGTGTGCAGGCCCTGTACAATCTGTCCTATTTGTGGTACAGTGCTCATAACTCTACCACTGTGGTGATAGTGGGACTGATAGTCAGCCTGTTGACCGGTCCTATGAAGGAGAAAGACCTGACCCCAGGGACTGTGTACCCTGTCCTGGGGAACCTGCTCTTCTTCCTGCCTGAACGCTACAGGGAGAAGCTCTGCTGTGTCACTCCACTGTCACACAAG CCCAAAGCTATCAACACGCAGCCGTACCAGATGGCTCAGGAGAGCAACGGCGTTGCCCAACACAAAGAGGAGGAGAAAATAGAGAAGGATAAGAAGGACGAGGAGAGGGCCAGCCCTCAGCCTTCCTGCCGACTGGCTCACACAGTGCAGGAGACGGCCTTGTAA